Genomic DNA from Candidatus Koribacter versatilis Ellin345:
GTGTAGCCGTAGCTGCTCTGGAGATAGGTCTCCATAGCATGCGCTTTGTCGTAGGGGTTCGATGCCTTCGCCGTTACTTTGCGCGCGAGATCGGGAATCCGCGGATCAAGTGGCGGCAGTTGCAAATAGCGCTGCGCGACGCGGGCGGGATAGTCGCTGCCCGCTTGCCGCAGCAGGGCGGGATCGGGAGGCGCGACGTTCGCGACTCCCCAGTAGTCGTTCGAGGGATGGCCGCCGTCGAGGTTGATGTAGGACTGTGCGCTATCGAACGCGATCTGACGGAAGCTGCCCTGGAGTTCAATCGTGCCCTTCACCAGGAACAGGACCGAACTCATCGTCGGCTCCATCGAGACGCGATAAGGCATGTTCTGGTTCTTGTGCGTGGCCGAGACGCGCTCGAGATACGGATCGGCAGCCAGCGTCTCGTTGGAGATGTCATAGCGGCCGAAGCGCGAATTGATGACGTTCATGTAGCGCGGTGTGTCGGCCCAGGAGCGGCCATCGAAGCGGGAGAGGACCGAGCCGCGAACTTTGCCGTCGAAGGCCGGATGGTCCCCGGTGATCTGCAGGTGCATGACGACTTGCGACGATTGCTGGATGCGGCCGATTTGTCCGAGCAGGATGTTGTCGCGGAAGCCGCTGACCGGATCGGAGCCACGCGTGTAAGAGCCGAGATAGCCGCCCGAGATGCGCGGAAGGGTGAAGAACAGGACCGTCGCGCCGAGGAGGATTGTGGTCGCCAACATCAGCGCGGTGCGCGACAGGGAAGTGTTGACCTTCGTCGCGTGCGGTCGCGAACGCGATGGGATCGCGTTCAACGATTGCACGGAGTCGGCTGCCAGCGCGGAGCGGCGCATTTCGAAGCTGACGAAGGTTGCGATCGCGACGAGCAGGAAGAGTGCGAAGCCACCGAGGAACGCAGTGTTCACCGTGAGGACCGAGGCGGCGAGAATCATGAGGAACGACAGCACACCGAGGTACAGCAGGTCGCGCTCGCGGTGAACCGAGAAGACCTTAACAACCATTCCGAATAGAACGAGGTGAACCGTGGCGGTGACGAAGTCGCGTGAGAGAAAGAAATAATCGGCGGCGTAGACGGCGACGTAGGCAATCGTGAGCGCAGTGGTCCAGCGTTCCGGAATAATGATTTGCTTGTTCTGCGCGAGATGGATTGCGCGGAGACCTAACGCGGCGAGCACGAAGACAACCGACAGCAAGTCCAGTTTTCCGGTGCCTGCCAAGGTTACGAAACCGGTGATCAAGAGCAGGAACAACGACACCTGGAAATAGTGCTCAATCGGTTCGGGAACGCGCGCTGCGGTTTCGTGCAGGGCGCGGTTCAGTCCGGATTGGGTCGCTGTGGATGCCATCGGTATTCCATTTTGCGGTGTTTGGCCCGCAAAAGGAAGAGACGTTCTAGCGACGCCAAGGTTGCAAAATCGAACAGGAGCTCAGAAAGCGCAAATCGTAACTTGGGCAAACTGTCCCGGCTCTGATATCCTCCGGCGTGATGGAACATGCACTCGATGTTTGCATCGTGGGTCCGGGACGCCTTGGGACGGCGCTCGCCACGCAATTGCAGCGCAACTATGATTGCGTCGACACGGTGGTGGCTCGGCACTCGAGCATCGCCAAGGCGATCGCGCTCGCCGAAAAGATTGACGCTGCCGCAAGCGAGTTCGATTCCGCTGATTTCGATCAGACCGTCACTTGGCTATGCATTCCCGATGCAGCCCTTGCGCCTTGCGCCAAGGCGCTCGCGCAAAAACGTGAATGGCGCGGCAAGATTGTTCTGCACTCCAGCGGCGCCCTGAGCAGCGATGAACTGCAGCCTTTGCGCGACAAAGGTGCGGCAGTCGCTTCCGTACATCCGATGATGACCTTCGCGCCGGAAGCCACGACGCAATTGGCTGGCGTTGTGTTTGCACTCGAAGGCGACCACAAGGCAGTGGAAGCCGCTCGTCGTCTGGTGACTTCGCTGCATGGCAACGAGTTTGTTATCGCGAAGGAAAACAAAGTTCTCTATCACGCGTTTGGGAGCTTCCTCGCGCCCCTGCTTCTAACCACGCTTGCGACGGCAGAAAAAGTCGGAGAGCAAGCAGGCGTTCCGCCCAAGTTGATACGTGAGGCGATGAAGCGCATCGTTGGCCAGACGGTGGACAATTTCTTCAAGCTCGGAGCCGAAGCCTCGTTTACTGGACCGTTCATTCGCGGTGATGTCAGCGTGGTGAAGAAGCACCTTAAGGCGCTTGATCCGACACAGCGTGAGGCCTATGTAGGCCTGGTAAAGGCTGCGTTGGCTTACTTGCCGGTCGGCAAGGCGGAGGAAATTCGTTCGCTGCTTGATGAAGCCTATTCCGCTGCAAAATAAAAAGCGCGGATTGCTCCGCGCTCATCGGTGACATTTAATTGTTTTATCCGAAGATGTGACCCATCTTGTCTTTCTTCGTCTGCAAATAGGCCTTTGAGGTCGGATACGCCTCGACTTCGGCTGAAACTCGTTCGACAACTTCAATGCCGGCGTCTTCGACCGCCTTCACTTTCTCGGGATTGTTCGAGAGCAAGCGCAGGCGAGTGATCCCGAGCGCCTTCATGATTTCAACTGGAAGCGTGTACTGACGGTAGTCGGCTTTGAGACCGAGTTGTTCGTTGGCTTCGACGGTGTCGAGTCCTTTGTCTTGCAGCTCGTAGGCTTGCAGCTTTGCCATCAGGCCGATGCCGCGGCCCTCCTGCTCTTCGTAGATGAGCACACCATTGCCGGCGTCGGAGATCATCTGCAGCGCCAGTTCAAGCTGTTGGCGGCAGTCGCAGCGTTGCGAGCCGAAGACGTCGCCCGTCAGACACTGGGAGTGGATCCGCACCAGCGGTGGCTGGGAGTGGATGTCGCCCATGACCAGCGCGACGGCGCTTTCCTTGCGCCGTTCAATCACGCCATCGCGCGCAAGATCGTTGGCGCTAGCGGAATCGGGCACTTCTTCGAAGGTGCCTTCGAACCCATAAATGCGAAACCGTCCCCAACGAGTAGGGAAGTCGGCTTCTGCCATTTTGATTACATGTGGATCGGTCACAATCAAATTATAAGCTGCCACTTGGGAATCCTCTGGTGATGCGCCTCACAACGCGCTAAGGAATGGATGTTTGGCGCGCGAAAAAGAAGCAAGCGCGGCGCGATGGGTGCGAAGTCTTGGCAGAAATTTCGCAAGCTTGTTACAATCATCGTACCGGTTCAGAAACGAATCGCGCCTCGGAGTGGGGCTATAGCTCAGTTGGGAGAGCGCTGCAATCGCACTGCAGAGGTCGTCAGTTCGAACCTGACTAGCTCCACCAAAAACTTCCACTTTTGAGTAATCGTCGGCGCGCTCATGCGCGTCTCGCGCAGGTCCCGCTTGCGCGACGCAGTAGCGATTTGTACGCGGTCACGTTTGTGCCTGAATTCCATTGACGCGAAAGCAGGAACTCTCGATAATCGTTTGACTTCCCCCTACGCCGGATAGTTTTTTGGCGGCCCTGCTCGGTGTCTGGAAAATCAAGCTCTTGATCAAGACGGAGAGAGTTATGCGTTTGTCGAGAATTCGCAGCTGCATCCTGTTGTTATGCCTATTTGGCCTGATTCCCGTGACGCGTGCGTTCGCGGCTGATGAAAATGCTCCCGCCACAGGGAAGAACTTCGTCGTTCAAGCGCGGCACGGGAAGAGTATTCCGATGCGCGAATTGCCGACGATCTACATCGTGGATCCAAAGGAGATGGTTGATCACGAACCTTTCCCATCTCCGTTTCCACTTCCGAATCCCACGGGGCGCGCGGACGCAGTAAGGCAGGTACTCCCTACATTTTCTGGTGCTACTCCGACCATAGGGGCAAATTTTGAGGGGTTAGGCACGGATCTCGGAGGCCTCGGTGGCGATCCTCCGGATTCTGATGGTGCAGTTGGCTCAACGCAATACGTTGAATTTATCAACACGCGCTGGGCCGTCTTCAACAAGGCGACAGGCGCCATGACCGCGGGCCCGTCGACACTGAGCGCATTATTCGCGAGTTCGAGCGACACTACCCTGAAAACTGGGAACTGTGCGAAGTACGACAACGGTGATCCGATCGTGCTGTGGGACAGGGCTGCACAGCGGTGGGTGGTTACGCAGTTCGCAGTTTCGGGGGCTCCGGTTTACGACGAATGCGTTGCGATCTCCCAGACCGCGGATGCGACGGGTGCCTACTACTTGTACGATTTCACGTACACCGCATTCAACGACTATCCAAAGATGGGCGTGTGGAGCGACAAGTACTTGATCACGTACAACCTGTTCGGCCCAACCGGGAGTTCCTTTACCGGCACGGAGGTTTGCGCTTTCGATCGCACCAACATGCTGCTGGGCAACGCGGCGAACCAGGCCTGTTTTACGTTCCCGTACCCAGCGGGGCCTTTTGTCTACAGTCTGCTTCCATCTGATGTTGATGGAAACACTGCTCCGCCAGCCAGTTCGCAAGGGTATTTTGCCGGACTGACGGGTCTCAGCGACCTCGTTTTGTACAGCATTACGGGCGTAGATTACGCGACCGGCGCACTTACATTGAATGCCGGGCAAACGATTCCTGTAACTGCGTTCACGCAGGCGTGCCAAAGCAACCCGGGCGGATACAGGATCTGTATTCCGCAGCCGAGTGGCAGCGGCGGTTTGACGCAATCTCTTGCCTCGCTGGGAGATCGCGCGATGTTCCGGCTGGCTTATCGGAATTTCGGAAGCTACGAAACGATGGTATTCAATCACTCGGTGGATCCCGGTGGCACGGGGTCCGGTCAGACCGGTGTTCGGTGGTATGAGCTGCATCAGCCCACGCCGAACGGCGTACCTTCTGGTAGTTTTTCCGTCTTTCAAAGCGGGACGCTGGCGCCCAGCGACACGCTATGGCGTTGGATGGGCAGCGCAGCCATGGATTCGTATCGCAATATAGCGGTGGCGTACAGCACATCGGGATCCTCCGCGGCGCAGTTCCCGTCAATGTCCGTGGTTACGCGCGCACCTGGTGATGCCCTGGGTACGCTGGGCAACGAAACCGGGCTCTTCTCCGGTTCGGCGTCGCAGCTCGATGTCACGAGTTGCGGCTCTGGGTGCCAACCGTGGCGTTGGGGGGATTACACCGCCCTTTCCATCGATCCCACCGATGACTGCACCATGTGGTACATCAATCAATACTTATCCAGCGCGGCTCTGTTCAATTGGAATACCCGCGTGGTCAGCTTCAAGATTGCGGGTTGCGGCGACACACCGGTTGCTGCTGCAATGACGAGCCCAAGCGCGGGTTCGACGTTGGGCGGAACGACACAGACCTTCACGTGGAACGCCGGTACCGGGGTGCAGGATTACGACATCTGGGTCGGAACAAATGCAGGCGGCAAAGACATCGCCAACATTGACACGTTCGGCGCACTTTCCACGGACGTGAGTGGTCTGCCGAGCAACGGCCAGGGCGTGTACGTTACGTTGTGGTCGAAGATCGGTGGAACGTGGTCGCAGTCTAACCGCTACGTCTATGCCGCCACTGGTTCGGCGACTCCGGGCGTGATGAGCAGCCCGACCGCGGGCAGCACGCTCTCCGACCCCACCACGTTTACCTGGACCGCCGGAACGGGCGTGACGCAATACTCGATCTACGTTGGCACTACGGCGGGCGCGCATGACATCGCGTTTGTCAATGCGGGCACCGGAACCAGCGCCAACAACGTCACCATTCCGCAGAACGGCGCGACGGTGTACGTCACGCTGTACTCGCTGATTGCGGGGAACTACCAGAAGCAGCAGGTGCAGTACGTGGCCGGTGGCGCCGCGAGCAAAGCGACAATCTCGTCGCCTGTTTCAGGCACGACCCTCCACGGCGGTACCGCCACGTTCAACTGGAGTGGTGGTTCGGGCGTGACCCAGTACACGGTGTACGTGGGCACCACGCACGGCGCGCACGACGTCGCGTTCGTGAACGCTGGACAGAACACGACCAGCGGTGCAGTTACGATCCCGACCAGCGGAACGATTTATGTGACGCTGTACTCGCTGATCAACGGATCGTACCAATACACCACGGCAAGCTATCCGTGCGCACCGTAGCGCATTGGTACTGACGAAAACGCCTGTGCTTAGCGCAGGCGTTTTCTTTTGCTAATTAGTGTCGTTCCCAGAGTGCGTGGAAGAGGAGGGTGACGATTACGATCGGCACAACAATCACGGTCGCGAGAGCGAAGACAATGCCGAGGAGGAACGCCCAGTCTTTCCACGTTTGCCGACGCGAAGCGGATGCAGAGGATCGCTGAAGCAATGTGAGGTTTTTGCGGTTCGATTTCCACGCTACATCGAACATGTCGCCCGCGACGGGAATGCTGCCAACGAGGGTATCAATCACGACGTTGGTCACCATGCGCACGAGGGTCACGCGCGGCAGGTTGCGCTGCCATCCCGCAAGAATGATGAGGAATGAGGCTGCACCGGTGATGAGATCGCCGACACCGGGGAGTAGCCCAATCAACGGATCGAGGCCGAAGCGAATCGGCGTGCCGGGAATTCGGAATAGATCGTCGAGCAGCGACGCGAGCAATGCGAGAGTCTCGTCACTCAGCATGTCGCGGTGCGGGCGCGGAGATTCGCCGGGCGGGATGATCTCGGGTTCCGGCATCTGCGAGCGCATGTTTCTAGGATGCCACTAACTGGCTACGCGCGGTGAGTTGTCAGATCACCTCGCGCACTTTGTTCTCGACCACAGTCTTGATGATCTCCGCGGCGTCCTTCTGGCCGCTCGCCAGGGCTTCCGCGAAATGTAGGGCCTGCTTCAGACTCACGTTGCCGGGCAGTGGCGGCTCGTTGGCGTCCACCGTTGCTTCAACAAGGGCCGGTCCATCATGCTCGAGCGCTGAGCGGAGGACCCTCTCTGCGTCTGCGGGATTTTCGAGTTTGAATCCAGCCACCCCGCAGGCTTCGGCAACCTTCGCAAAGTCAATGGGCTGCAACTCAACTCCGAATTGTGGATTGGCATCAAGCACCATCTGCTCCCACTTGATTTGTCCGAGCACGTTGTTCTTGATCACGACGATCTTCACGGGGAGTTTGTATTTCACCAGCGTCGCGGGTTCGCCCATCAGCATGGTC
This window encodes:
- a CDS encoding transglutaminase TgpA family protein, with translation MASTATQSGLNRALHETAARVPEPIEHYFQVSLFLLLITGFVTLAGTGKLDLLSVVFVLAALGLRAIHLAQNKQIIIPERWTTALTIAYVAVYAADYFFLSRDFVTATVHLVLFGMVVKVFSVHRERDLLYLGVLSFLMILAASVLTVNTAFLGGFALFLLVAIATFVSFEMRRSALAADSVQSLNAIPSRSRPHATKVNTSLSRTALMLATTILLGATVLFFTLPRISGGYLGSYTRGSDPVSGFRDNILLGQIGRIQQSSQVVMHLQITGDHPAFDGKVRGSVLSRFDGRSWADTPRYMNVINSRFGRYDISNETLAADPYLERVSATHKNQNMPYRVSMEPTMSSVLFLVKGTIELQGSFRQIAFDSAQSYINLDGGHPSNDYWGVANVAPPDPALLRQAGSDYPARVAQRYLQLPPLDPRIPDLARKVTAKASNPYDKAHAMETYLQSSYGYTLEFPLVPPADPLANFLFERKQGHCEYFASAMAVMLRSVGIPTRVATGFRGGEYNDITGSYIIRARDAHAWVEVYFPNQGWVTFDPTAAAPMEPAGLFGRLRLYADAMNEFWREWIINYDFQHQRTLTAAVTTESLQKGMSLRDWISAKYDRMLGRARQVQKSFSESPQRQSRLAVTVICLMLLIVIAPRAWHLLKMRRIAAHPGDAPEAAASIWYGRATHHLARYGWAKQPSQTPAEYAQSIDHETMRRTMEEFTLLYEQARFGGSATSASRLPELFQRLKVRQRER
- a CDS encoding Rossmann-like and DUF2520 domain-containing protein, encoding MEHALDVCIVGPGRLGTALATQLQRNYDCVDTVVARHSSIAKAIALAEKIDAAASEFDSADFDQTVTWLCIPDAALAPCAKALAQKREWRGKIVLHSSGALSSDELQPLRDKGAAVASVHPMMTFAPEATTQLAGVVFALEGDHKAVEAARRLVTSLHGNEFVIAKENKVLYHAFGSFLAPLLLTTLATAEKVGEQAGVPPKLIREAMKRIVGQTVDNFFKLGAEASFTGPFIRGDVSVVKKHLKALDPTQREAYVGLVKAALAYLPVGKAEEIRSLLDEAYSAAK
- the ribA gene encoding GTP cyclohydrolase II, translated to MAAYNLIVTDPHVIKMAEADFPTRWGRFRIYGFEGTFEEVPDSASANDLARDGVIERRKESAVALVMGDIHSQPPLVRIHSQCLTGDVFGSQRCDCRQQLELALQMISDAGNGVLIYEEQEGRGIGLMAKLQAYELQDKGLDTVEANEQLGLKADYRQYTLPVEIMKALGITRLRLLSNNPEKVKAVEDAGIEVVERVSAEVEAYPTSKAYLQTKKDKMGHIFG
- a CDS encoding DUF4112 domain-containing protein, which gives rise to MRSQMPEPEIIPPGESPRPHRDMLSDETLALLASLLDDLFRIPGTPIRFGLDPLIGLLPGVGDLITGAASFLIILAGWQRNLPRVTLVRMVTNVVIDTLVGSIPVAGDMFDVAWKSNRKNLTLLQRSSASASRRQTWKDWAFLLGIVFALATVIVVPIVIVTLLFHALWERH